The window GCCCGTTTTCTCGGCGCTGCCGAGCAAGTCTATTTGGGCGGATTAGATACCCTGCGTCAAATTGTGGTTCTGCTCCAGAGCGTGAGCACCATAGATGCTGATTATATCGCCCGCAGGTTGGCGGAACTTGAACGACTGAAGACACCAGACTCGGCAGACGAAAGGGAATATACCACCCTGAAAGAGCGCCTCGCCCTGCTGGAGCAGCAGCTGAAGCAGGTGAACAGTCTGCTCACGGATAATGAGGAGTCCATAACCATTATGAACCAGACCATAGCCACAGTGGCTCAGATGCGCACTGGTGGGGATCTGGCTTCGATGGACCTGGAAACAGCGATGGAGAATCTCCAAGAGCTGGCCAAGCGCAACTATCATACCAATTGAACAAGAGAAACTTTCCCAGAGATTGACAAGAAATAGTATTCCTCTGTGCCGATTGCCGTAGGGGCGAACCCCTGTGTTCGCCCTTGTCTACAGGGCAGGCACATAGGCCTGCCCCTACAACCTGTATCGAAAAGGGGAACTTATTTTTTGGGCAAATCCTTTAAAGAAAGCCTGAACGGCCCCGTTGCTGATGGCAGGGGCATAACCCTATGTTTTGCAAAAAAGGAGATATCGACGATGGCTGTGAATACAACACTCGCCCTGCCCACTGCTTCAGCTTTGAAGAACGAGCTGGCCCTTGCTGATCCTCAGGCCCTCACCGTCACTGCCGGAGAGGATCAGGAACTTGAGCAAACAGCGGAAAAATTTGTCGCTGCGGTCCTGGCTTTTGATCCCAACGATCCTGCCCAGCAGAACGCCCGTGAGGCCAATATTGCCGCAGTGGAAACCCTGGGTGGCAAGACCCAGAAGGAGGCAGCGCATCGCAGTGCCATGCTCAAACAGCCGATTCGTTCCTTGGCTTCCAAAAGCGAGGACGGTGGTGAGGTTGCCCGTTCGCTGGTTGAGCTCAACATCCAGGTTGAGGAACTGGATCCGGGGAAATTCGATTTTGAGGCTGGTTGGTTTGCTCGTCTCTTAGGCTGGATTCCCGGCATCGGCACCCCATTGAAAAGGTATTTTATCAAGTTTGAGCAGTCGGACACGGTGATTGACGCCATTGTTCGTTCCCTGAAAGACGGTCAGGCGCAGCTAAGTCGCGATAATATCACCCTGATCCAGGATCAGAAGGCCATGCGCGGCTTCACTTTTCGCCTGGAAAAGACCATAAAACTGGGCATGCAGATTGACCAGCGTTTGGAGTATGCTCTGGAGCGCGAAGTCGAGCCGGGGGATGCCAAGGCCTCCTTTATCCAGGAAGAGTTACTCTTTCCCCTGCGCCAGAGGATCCAGGATCTGCAACAGCAGCTGGCCGTGAACCAGCAGGGTGTGCTGGCTATTGAGCTACTGGTTCGCAATAATAAGGAGCTGATCAAGGGCGTTGACCGGGCGATCAACGTGACCGTTAATATGCTCAGTGTAGCTGTCACCGTTGCCTTGGCCTTGGCCAACCAGAAGATTGTTCTGGAAAAGATTGATGCCATAAACAAAACCACTAACAGGCTGATTGAGGAAAACGCTGCCCGCCTGAAAACTCAGGGTGCCGCGATCCAAAAGCAGGCTGCCAGCACTCAGCTGAGCA is drawn from Candidatus Electrothrix aestuarii and contains these coding sequences:
- a CDS encoding toxic anion resistance protein; the protein is MAVNTTLALPTASALKNELALADPQALTVTAGEDQELEQTAEKFVAAVLAFDPNDPAQQNAREANIAAVETLGGKTQKEAAHRSAMLKQPIRSLASKSEDGGEVARSLVELNIQVEELDPGKFDFEAGWFARLLGWIPGIGTPLKRYFIKFEQSDTVIDAIVRSLKDGQAQLSRDNITLIQDQKAMRGFTFRLEKTIKLGMQIDQRLEYALEREVEPGDAKASFIQEELLFPLRQRIQDLQQQLAVNQQGVLAIELLVRNNKELIKGVDRAINVTVNMLSVAVTVALALANQKIVLEKIDAINKTTNRLIEENAARLKTQGAAIQKQAASTQLSMESLERAFADIHTALEDIATFRKEALPMMAENILGMERMTAEAEAQIQKQEQGNQAAPTIELDFTGPV